The genomic window AGGTCGAGGAGTCGATCCTGGTGATGACACCGCGGTCCGGCGGCCACGACGCGGTGCTCTACATGCCGCCGCCGGCCCGGCCCGGCGAACGGAACTTCTTCGCCAGCGCCGCGTACGGCGAACTGTGGGTGGGACCGTCGGCCGGACTCGACGACTGGTCGTCGGCGCTGGACCTGCCGGTGCGGGACCGGGAGGCGTACGCGGAACCGTCCTCGTTCGTCACCGGCGGAACGGCCGCCTCCGGCCTGCGCATGATCAAGGACGACTGGGAGATCACCCAGATGCGGGCGGCGGTCGACGCCACCGTGGCCGGGTTCGCCGCGGTCGCCGGCGAGGTGCCCCGCGCGATCCGCGACAACCTCGGCGAACGATGGCTGCAGGGCACCTTCGACCGGTACGCCCGCACCTTCGGCAACGGCCCCGGCTACAGCACCATCGTCGGCTCCGGACCACACGCGCCGATCCTGCACTGGGTGCGCTGCGACGGCCCGATCCTGCCCGGCGAGACGCTGCTGCTGGACATGGGCGTGGAAGCGCGGTCGCTCTACACCGCCGACGTCACCCGGACCATCCCGGTCGGCGGCGGATTCACCCCCGCACAACGTCGGGTCCACGACCTGGTCGAGGCCTCCCACCGGGCGGGCATGGCCCAGGTGCGCCCCGGAGCGCAGTACTCGGACTTCCACTTCGCCTCGATGGAGGTCCTCGCCAAGGGCCTCGCCGACTGGGGACTGCTCGGGGTCTCGGTCGACGAGGCGCTCGCCCCGGCCGGGCAGCAGCACCGCCGCTACATCGTCTGCGGGATCGGCCACCACCTGGGACTCGACGTGCACGACTGCGGCGCCTCGGGGTACGAGGACTACCAGGGTGCCGCACTGCGCGAGGGCATGGTGCTGACCGTCGAGCCTGGGCTGTACTTCCACGCCCACGACGAGACCGTCCCGCCGGAGCTGCGCGGCATCGGGGTGCGGCTGGAGGACGACCTGCTGGTCACCGCGAACGGCCATGAGGTGCTGTCCGGCGCACTGCCGATCGACGCGGCCGGCCTGGAGCAGTGGGCCGCACGATGACCTTCTTCACGCTGGGCGAGGTCGGCCTGCACGACGGTGTGCACGCCCGTGCCCAGGAGCAGATGCTGCACCTGGCCCGGGTGTACCCGGTGGACCGGGTGCTCGCGGTGTTCCGCGCCAACGCCGGTATGGACACCCGGGACGCGCTGCCGCCGGGTAACTGGGAGGACTTCGGGCATCCCGAGGAACAGCCGTGGTCCGGGTCGGACTATCCGGGGGCGGGCGTGGCGCAGACCGCGTCGCTGCTGCGTGGCCACTATGCCGGGCACTTCCTGTCCATGCTGGCCATGGCCCACGCGTCCACCGGATCTTCGCTGTTCCGCGAGAAGTCCGATCATCTGGTGGCCGGGCTGGCGGAGGTCCAGGAAGCGCTGGCCGCCACCGGGCGGTTCAGTCATCCCGGCTTTCTGGCCGCGTACGGCGAATGGCAGTTCACCAGACTTGAGGACCTCGCGCCGTACGGGGAGATCTGGGCGCCCTGGTACACCTGCCACAAGATCATGGCCGGGTTGCTCGACGCCTATCAACACACCGGCAACAAGCAGGCCCTCGATGTGGTGACCGCGATGGGTCACTGGGCGGCGCGCAGCATCCTCGCCGTCGACCGGGTCCAGCGGCAGCGGATGTGGTCGCTCTACATCGCCGGTGAATACGGCGGCATGAACGAGAGCCTGACCGTCCTGCACCGGATCACCGGCGAGCAGACGTTCCTGGACGCCGCCGCGGCCTTCGAGATGGACACGTGGCTGGCCGGGGCGGTTGCCGGGCACGACGTGCTCGACGGCATGCACGCCAACCAGCACCTGCCGATGCTCGTCGGGCACCTGGCCCAGTACGAGGTCACCGGCGACCGGCGCTATCTGGACGCGGTGCTGAACCTGTGGGACCAGATCGTCCCCGGCCGCACCTTCGCCCACGGCGGCACCGGCGAGGGCGAACTGTGGGGCCCGGCCGGGGCGGTGGCCCGTTTCGTCGGCCGCCGCAACGCCGAGTCGTGCGCCACGTACAACCTGCTGAAGATCGCCCGCGGGCTGTTCACCAACACCCGGGACGTGAAGTACGCCGACTACGCCGAACGCGCGTCGCTCAACCACATGGTGGGCTCCCGCGCCGACGTCGTCTCGGACAGCAGCCCCGAGGTCGTCTACATGTACCCGGTCGACCCGGGCGCGGTCCGCGAGTACGACAACGTCGGCACCTGCTGCGGCGGCACCGGCCTGGAGAGTCACGTCAAACACCAGGAGTCGATCTGGTTCGCCGGCCCCGGCGAACTGTACGTCCTGCAGTACGTGCCGTCCCGCCTGAGCTGGGCGGACGTCGACGGCGAGGTGGTGCTGGACACCCGCTACCCGCGGGACGGCCAGATCACCCTGGAGATCGGCTTCACCGCGTCGATCGCACTGCACCTGCGGATCCCGCCGTGGGCGCGGGACGGAGCCGTGGTCCAGCTCAACGGATCGCCCCGGCGGATCACCGCCGACGACCGGGGGTTCGTGACGATCCAGCGCGAATTCCGGGCCGGTGACACCGTCACACTGGTCCTGCCGATGCCGCTGCGGCTCGTACCCACCCCGGACGATCCGGCACTGGTCAGCCTGGAACACGGTCCGACGGTGCTACTGGCCCGCGACGACGCGACGACCACACTTACGGTGGCGCCGGCCGGTGCCCGGCTGCTCGACGGCAGCA from Actinoplanes derwentensis includes these protein-coding regions:
- a CDS encoding beta-L-arabinofuranosidase domain-containing protein, which codes for MTFFTLGEVGLHDGVHARAQEQMLHLARVYPVDRVLAVFRANAGMDTRDALPPGNWEDFGHPEEQPWSGSDYPGAGVAQTASLLRGHYAGHFLSMLAMAHASTGSSLFREKSDHLVAGLAEVQEALAATGRFSHPGFLAAYGEWQFTRLEDLAPYGEIWAPWYTCHKIMAGLLDAYQHTGNKQALDVVTAMGHWAARSILAVDRVQRQRMWSLYIAGEYGGMNESLTVLHRITGEQTFLDAAAAFEMDTWLAGAVAGHDVLDGMHANQHLPMLVGHLAQYEVTGDRRYLDAVLNLWDQIVPGRTFAHGGTGEGELWGPAGAVARFVGRRNAESCATYNLLKIARGLFTNTRDVKYADYAERASLNHMVGSRADVVSDSSPEVVYMYPVDPGAVREYDNVGTCCGGTGLESHVKHQESIWFAGPGELYVLQYVPSRLSWADVDGEVVLDTRYPRDGQITLEIGFTASIALHLRIPPWARDGAVVQLNGSPRRITADDRGFVTIQREFRAGDTVTLVLPMPLRLVPTPDDPALVSLEHGPTVLLARDDATTTLTVAPAGARLLDGSITGFETDGDLVTVLGHTFEPAWSGGDHRYHAYLRLDDADIVFHGSDPGVPNRRDQDGWSVIGALWADGGHATIDDFFTAVHHNVVRAARGGLLSRSEAEAVLIAASSSTVDGVSRNGLVRTGDHGVTVQGDRVVWELPADAGAESAAPVIRIDVTGSRASSGWYTSPPTCTVTVVSPGPGLTSLETSRDGIEWTPADLTLGDGRHRLRARATDVSGRVVHVAREIDVDTAAPRVSARVRSLGRSVEVTLDAADEVSGVDRVQWRTAETFWGVFQEPFTRALHDQPQTLEFTATDRAGNTTAVQTVTLPALTG
- a CDS encoding aminopeptidase P family protein, which codes for MTQPRPAWAGTKPPRLADDSPGFLASIGQGWAARNVPAPVDAAAAKAAADHRERLSAALPGETIVLAAGTAKNRNGDADYAFRADSDFVWATSCQVEESILVMTPRSGGHDAVLYMPPPARPGERNFFASAAYGELWVGPSAGLDDWSSALDLPVRDREAYAEPSSFVTGGTAASGLRMIKDDWEITQMRAAVDATVAGFAAVAGEVPRAIRDNLGERWLQGTFDRYARTFGNGPGYSTIVGSGPHAPILHWVRCDGPILPGETLLLDMGVEARSLYTADVTRTIPVGGGFTPAQRRVHDLVEASHRAGMAQVRPGAQYSDFHFASMEVLAKGLADWGLLGVSVDEALAPAGQQHRRYIVCGIGHHLGLDVHDCGASGYEDYQGAALREGMVLTVEPGLYFHAHDETVPPELRGIGVRLEDDLLVTANGHEVLSGALPIDAAGLEQWAAR